The DNA segment CCATAAGTGGTGTTAGAGATAGTGCTATAGCACCTTTAAAAAAGTCTCTTCTTGAATTTGATTTGTTTTTCATTTCTATTTCCTATTTTTTTATTTTAGGAGTCTATTTTATCTTAAGTCACTTTAAGTTTCTACCTTAATATAACTATTCTACTTCAACTCTCCCCAAGAGAGTCCAATATTAACATAGAAATATGAAGTTTTATTTTATCTAATTTACTACAAAAAAATTATAGGATAGTCAAAGAGTAAGCCTGTTATAATCTTATAAAAATTAATAGGATATATATTTGATAGTTTTAGATTTATTTTCAGGTGCTGGTGGTTTATCTGAAGGATTTTTTAGAGAGGGTGCAACTTTTGTTGGTCATGTAGAAGCTGATATTCACGCATGTAATACCTTACGAACTCGAACAGCCTATTGGAATTTAAAAAAGAATAATAGATTAAATATTTATTATGATTATCTCCTAAAAAAAATTACACGAGATGAGCTTTGGAAAAAAGCAAATATTTTAAACTCTAATGATGTAATAAATGCCACAATTTCAGATAAAACATTTAATG comes from the Methanocaldococcus sp. genome and includes:
- a CDS encoding DNA cytosine methyltransferase, which codes for MIVLDLFSGAGGLSEGFFREGATFVGHVEADIHACNTLRTRTAYWNLKKNNRLNIYYDYLLKKITRDELWKKANILNSNDVINATISDKTFNDIVKKIKKNIKEKNIKQVDVIIGDPPCQAYSVVGRARVNNPTLKGEA